In Opisthocomus hoazin isolate bOpiHoa1 chromosome 3, bOpiHoa1.hap1, whole genome shotgun sequence, a genomic segment contains:
- the LOC104331182 gene encoding leukocyte elastase inhibitor codes for MEALNKANTSFALDFFKYECQEDGDRNILFSPFSLSTALATVYLGAKGNTADQMAKVLHFHKVEGAKNVTTTIKMQVYSRTEERLSNRCACFQKTEIGKSDNTHTGFKALSFEINQPTKNYLLKSVNQLYGEKTSPFSTEYIQLAKKYYNAEPQSVDFAGAADEIRRDINSRVKHQTEGKIQNLLPPGSVDSLTRLVLINALYFKGNWATKFNAEATRQRPFRTNTHTTKPVPMMYLSDKFNWTYVESVQTDVLELPYVNNDLSMFILLPSDITGLQKLQRELTLENLSAWTSPESMEKVKMEVYLPRFTLEEKYDLKSTLSRMGIQDAFTKGQADFSGMSQNSELFLSQVFHKCYLEVNEEGTEAAAASAAALASRSLGATVIFVADHPFLFFIRHNKTKSILFFGRFSSP; via the exons ATGGAAGCTTTGAATaaagcaaatacaagctttgCTCTTGACTTTTTCAAATATGAGTGCCAGGAAGATGGGGACAGGAATATTTTGTTCTCCCCTTTCAGTTTATCAACTGCCTTGGCTACTGTTTATTTAGGAGCCAAAGGTAACACTGCAGATCAGATGGCAAAG GTACTTCACTTTCACAAAGTTGAAGGAGCCAAAAACGTCACCACAACCATTAAAATGCAAGTCTACTCCAGAACGGAAGAGCGTCTATCAAATCGATGTGCCTGTTTCCAGAAG aCAGAAATTGGCAAATCAGATAATACCCATACTGGGTTTAAAGCACTCAGCTTTGAAATCAACCAGCCTACTAAAAATTACCTGCTTAAAAGTGTCAACCAGTTATACGGAGAAAAAACATCGCCTTTCAGTACG GAATACATACAGTTAGCCAAGAAATACTACAATGCAGAGCCACAGTCAGTTGACTTTGCGGGAGCAGCAGATGAAATCAGAAGAGACATCAATTCCAGGGTCAAACACCAGACTGAAG GTAAAATTCAAAATCTGCTGCCTCCAGGATCCGTAGATTCACTCACCAGGCTAGTCCTGATAAATGCGCTCTACTTCAAAGGAAACTGGGCAACAAAGTTCAACGCTGAAGCTACCAGGCAAAGGCCTTTCAGAACAAACACG CATACAACTAAACCAGTGCCAATGATGTACCTGAGTGATAAATTTAACTGGACCTATGTAGAATCAGTCCAGACTGATGTTCTTGAGCTTCCATACGTCAATAACGACCTCAGCATGTTTATCCTCCTACCAAGTGACATCACCGGCCTACAAAAG CTACAAAGAGAATTGACTTTGGAAAACTTGTCTGCATGGACCAGCCCGGAATCAATGGAGAAAGTGAAAATGGAGGTTTATCTTCCCAGGTTCACATTAGAAGAGAAATATGACCTCAAATCTACTTTGAGCAGGATGGGGATACAAGATGCCTTCACTAAAGGTCAAGCTGATTTCTCCGGAATGTCACAGAACAGCGAGCTGTTCTTGTCACAAGTTTTTCACAAGTGTTATCTGGAAGTCAACGAAGAAggcacagaggcagcagctgccagtgcagcAGCACTAGCATCACGAAGTCTTGGTGCTACTGTTATTTTTGTGGCAGATCACCCTTTCCTCTTCTTTATCAGGCACAACAAGACCAAGAGCATCCTCTTCTTCGGAAGGTTCTCTTCCCCCTAG
- the LOC104331218 gene encoding heterochromatin-associated protein MENT has product MELVSTSVGKFTVDVFNKFNETSKGKNIFFSPWSITCALSVTYLGAKGNTATEMAEVLHFTPAAGDEGSSSVARPSRGRPKRRKLDPEHKQAEGIHSGFKELLSAINKPRSSYSLRSANRIYVEKTFPLVPRYIQLSKNYYKAEPQAVNFKTAAEQARKEINTWVEKQTEGKIKNLLGSRDVGSATKMILVNAIYFKAEWEMKFQAQFTQLQPFRLSKNKTKPVNMMHMRHVFPLLIVETMNFKMIELPYVNRELSMFILLPDDIKDSTTGLEQLERELTYEKLAEWTDSKKMTQALVDLCLPKFRIEEKYDLSGNLVSMGMRTAFSPAADFSGMAEQGDVMISKVLHKSFVAVDEKGTEAAAATAVIVNLTSAYDVEVLNFQADHPFLFFIRHNKSKSILFFGRFCSPPE; this is encoded by the exons ATGGAACTGGTCTCAACATCAGTTGGCAAGTTTACAGTTGATGTTTTCAACAAGTTCAATGAGACCAGCAAgggcaaaaacattttcttttccccttggAGCATAACATGTGCTTTGTCTGTGACGTACCTGGGTGCAAAAGGCAATACAGCAACAGAAATGGCAGAG GTTCTTCATTTCActccagcagcaggagatgaAGGCTCTTCGTCTGTGGCCAGACCTTCTCGGGGGAgaccaaagagaagaaaattg GATCCTGAGCACAAGCAAGCTGAAGGCATTCATTCTGGCTTCAAAGAGCTCCTGTCTGCCATCAACAAACCCAGAAGCAGCTACTCGCTGAGAAGTGCCAACCGCATTTACGTGGAAAAGACCTTCCCATTAGTGCCT agATACATACAGCTCAGTAAGAACTACTACAAAGCAGAGCCACAAGCGGTCAACTTTAAGACAGCAGCAGAACAAGCCAGAAAGGAAATCAATACTTGGGTTGAAAAACAAACTGAGG GCAAAATCAAGAATTTGCTGGGTTCACGAGACGTAGGAAGCGCCACAAAGATGATTCTGGTAAATGCCATTTACTTCAAGGCAGAATGGGAAATGAAATTTCAAGCCCAATTTACACAACTGCAACCCTTCCGACTGAGCAAG AACAAGACTAAGCCTGTGAACATGATGCACATGAGACACGTATTTCCACTTCTCATCGTGGAAACAATGAATTTCAAAATGATTGAGCTGCCGTATGTGAACCGTGAGCTCAGTATGTTCATCCTCCTTCCCGATGACATCAAAGACAGTACTACGGGTCTCGAACAG CTGGAAAGAGAACTGACATACGAGAAGCTGGCCGAATGGACTGATTCCAAGAAGATGACCCAAGCTCTTGTGGATCTGTGCCTACCTAAGTTCAGAATTGAGGAGAAATATGACCTCAGTGGTAATCTGGTCAGCATGGGAATGCGCACTGCCTTCAGCCCCgctgctgatttcagtggaatGGCTGAGCAGGGAGATGTGATGATCTCCAAAGTTCTTCACAAGTCTTTTGTTGCAGTTGATGAGAAAGGTACTGAGGCAGCTGCTGCTACTGCGGTAATTGTAAATCTAACAAGTGCATATGATGTTGAAGTTCTGAATTTTCAGGCTGACCACCCCTTCCTTTTCTTCATCAGACACAACAAATCCAAAAGCATCCTCTTTTTTGGCAGATTCTGCTCTCCTCCAGAATGA